ccgcggcaccccagggaaccgtggaacacagtttgggaaccactgtcctaagCATAAACGTTTGCGGACATTCGTTTTGCTAGAGGCATGTATTTGCTattgccatacctcccaactgtcccgatctTGGCttttgtgagatatatatatatatatatatatatatatatatatatatatataataccagtaccaatataaaatatttatatgcagAACTGTAGTCTGACTGCAAAAACTCCCACAATCATGTAATATAGCCACGAACAATGAAGGAAGTGGTACCAGCTGTAGAGGTGACTacgcaatcatccaatcagaagcaattAGCTAATGGTGTCGGTTGTCCTCATCATTTTGTATTTGTACATGCTCATTAGCAGCTGCGCTCCtaagatgtgtatatgtatacatatgtactGGTCTGCCTCAGCCACCTTTGAATGAACACTCCCCTACTGTACTCTTACACCgtctcttccctcccccatccctcCTCTCCAGTCTTAAGGAGACACAAGTCAGACGCATGCAaatcttcattattattattaccatttatttatatagcgccactaattccgcagcgctgtacagagaactcacatcagtccctgccccattggggcttacagtctaaattccctaacacacacacacacagacagactagggtcaatttgttagcagccaattaacctaacagtatgtttttggagtgtgtgaggaattCGGAATACCcgaagaaaacccacacaaacacggggagaacatacaaactcctcaaagataagcccatggccccagtgctgtaaggtagaagtgctaactacttagccaccgtgctgcccataatgcaTATGCACATGTGTGTGTTCTCTTTGcatgcattttattaaaatatgtgtaATTTACTCTATGCAAGCTGTTGTAAGTAACTCGACATCAGGCAgaaattttttattcattttttagcgTTGTAACATTCCATTGCTATTCTCTGGGCTTTATCAGTTaatactttgtattattatttatttataaggtgccacaaagcaGTGCAATACTGGAGTATGTAATACTAAAACAATAACCTTCAGTTCTTGGGTCAGGATACCAAATGTTGAGCACCACTATCTACAGTCACTACAGTGATGTGTACATCAAATATACACTTTATCACGGCTTGTAAAGCACCAAAAGACTCTGCAGGGCTGATTAGTAAGTGTTCCTGgatattatattaaaattcaCGATATATTCCATGGCAATAGGGTAAAAAATCATTCAAATAGAAAATGTAGGAGTAATATATTATAGAACATTTAAAATGGTTGTGAAAAGGAACATAGAACACTGTGTATTCCTCGAGGAATTCTGTGaatggttgcctggcaaccagggaCGCCCTACTACGCTTCCGCCCGCGCATGGGAAGTAGAGTCTATCGAGCTCTGACACGTCACTACAGCAGTAGGACGGCCATCATTCATTTGGGAAACTAGTATAATAAGCACTGCCAGCGTCGCAGAGTTATGCTGTGGTGGGCGCACAGGGTGGACGGGCTCTGGGGATCTTGCAACTAGTAGCTTACAGGGGGTAGCAATAGACAACATCGGAGCAGCATGGTGCCCACTGCCCGGGTCCTGAAGCTCGCTCGGCGGTACAGATATCTAGCAGCCGCCGCGCTGGCACTGCTGCTCATACAGGGCCTGGTGGTGTGGAGCTTCAGTGGTctggatgaggatggagagaTTGTAAGAACCGGTTTCAAGTTGTGGATGAGTGATGGGGTTGGTGGTCTGGTGTTCAACACTGAGCAGagtgatattttatatatctggggTGAAAAGGCTTTAAAGTGGGGCTATAACGTAAAGGAATAACTGGCTGGGAAGATGAACTAAGTGTTAAGGTCTTCAGATGGCAGCATTGATTTTTACCTAGAAAATAAAGGGGTACTGGTAGAGTggtagcatttaaaaaaaaaaaaaattaaattgattttTATCTTTCTTTGGCTCAGTGTATTAGACTTATGAAAGCTTCAATGTGATGGACCTGTCTTCTGAACCATGTTACTGTAATTTAcaacttatgtttttttttccagaatgcCCCACAGAGGAGGAATAGAGTTCCAGATAAGGCGGAACACTCCAAGGACCCCGACAGTTCGGCAGGCCGCAGATCTTGGAGATCAAGAGTGGCGGGCGGGAGAGCAGGCAGTGAGGTAGCTAGAGTGGAAAGAGACACTAATTCAAGATCCAAGCTGAGCACACGTATCCAGGTCCTACAGGAAAGCTGGCCTAACATGACAAGAGATGGTGACACAGGAAGTGTAGAAGGACCTCATCCAACAGACCGTGGTTTCACCCCCAAATGTGAAATTAAAGGCAAAGATGCTTTGTCTGCTCTTGCTAGAGCAAGCACCCAGAAATGTCAGCTGGAGATCTCTAATGTGGTGTGTTTGCACCAGCGTGGAGAGTTGATGCCGCAGAGTTTGCCACGTTCCTGCCAGATCACAGGTAGTTTATGATTTCCCTTACTGACCACTGAATAACCTGATTCCCCTCTACTGTTTCTTTCTGCATCAGGAAGGATCAGTAGCCTCTCAAATGTTACCATGGCTGATCAGGGATCTCCAAATATTGATACATGATGGTTTATGTATGGCATAATGCATTGTTTACTTGAAATGATGTGGATCTGGGAAATCCCCAAATAGTCCATATAAAAGCGTGAGGGTGTAGGGTGATTGCTTTTATACAGGTTCAGAGATttaaggtgacttctaatatctactATCTAACTTACAGTAGGACAGTATTACTTCTTAAGATACATACATTTTCCTAATAATGGCTCCAGAACTCACTGTTTGTTCAGATTTGTTATTTACAAGAGTTTCCATAGCTTAGTATcacatgtgtattgtatattCCCTCTATGCATGTTGGCAGAGTTTATGAAAGCCTTAGGGATGCGATATGTGATTTGCTACTGGGGGACAGATTACTTAATGGCATTTGTACTACTTTGTGAAAAATCCAGAGATGTCCAATTGCACCTTAGTACCTTCTATAGAAAACTCCAGTTGCAGCATTTTTTTGTAATCCCACTTTAGTAGCGCAGGAGTTAACATCTCTTAGGTCCCTATAACTGGTATTCTATTTGTGTTAAGACTTTGTATACAAtactatatgtaatatatattatagattaaaTGGGCTTTCACTTTTTACCTGTGATTGATATGTGGGAAGCATTGCTGGCCAATATAGTAAGCATGACTAGGAGGGGGAGAccagtggccaagtggttagcacttctgccttacagcgctggggtcatgagttcaattcccgaccatggccttatctgtgtggagtttgtatgttctccccatgtttgcttgggttcctccgggtgctcttgtttcctcccacactgcaaaaacatactggtaggttaattggccgctaacaaattgaccctagtgtgtgtgtgtgtgtgtgtgtgtttgtctgtgtgtgtagattagggaatttagactctacgctccaatggggcagggactgatgtcagtgagttctctgtacagcgttgcggacttagtggtgctatataaataaatggtaataaataatacCCCATTTTGGGCTCTCCTGCTGCATTGTCCCAGACTGGGATTATAAACTGTTTTCTATTCATCATATGGAGCGTAAGCTATTATCATCCAAGATGAGACCTGGAAATGGCATCTACACATTTTTCTTTGGGAAATAGTTTTTATGTGAATATGGGCAACTGCTCTGTACTTGCTGTCAATCTCTGCACCCACTTTTGAACCCTAAATTAAACCTGCCCTTTGAAAACAAATCCTCTCCACCATGTCCAGGTACATTCCGCAGTGGTATTCTCCAGTAACTACCAGGAATTGCTCCCAATCATAGGTTTTGATCTCCTGACTTGAATAAGCGCTGCCAATTATTACTGTATAACTTACTCCATGTGTTGGAAGGTTGTCTCTCTTTCCGTGTCTGGTTGGAAGGTTGTCTCTCTTTCCGCTGTGCCCTATCTGGTATTAATGATTTTCTGGACTATGTGAGCTTGTGAAACAATGTTTGTACAGCAAGTTGTATTAAAACAAAACCATCCTAGATAACACATATTCTAAAAAACAAACATCTTGGTGAGAACTTCTTCTAACAATGAATAGTGCTCTCAGCCATTGATTTCTGTGTGTCTCAGGTAAATTGGCCACCGGGTTACAGTGGGAAGAGTCTGATGTTGGCGCTCCGCCTCCTGAGAAGCCTCTGCGTGTGGTTTACATGCTTGTCGTACATGGAAGAGCAATACGGCAACTGAAACGACTCCTCAAAGCAATTTACCACAAAGACCACTTTTACTACATCCACGTTGATCTGGTATGAGAAGCATTGGATCAGGCATGACCAACCAGCTGCTCCccgggtgttgtgaaattacaagccccagcatgcttttccagtagatagccagttgatagctggcagggcatgctgggacttgtagttttacaacacctggagagccacaggttggccaggcctgcattaGATGGTGAGGGTGTTAGTTGTCATAGGAGGTCCATGTGTTCTGAAGATTAAAAGTGCAATTATATTCTTTTTTATTGCAGCGCTCCAATTACTTGCATAACAAAGTGGTAGAGTTGGCACAGCACTATACAAATATACGCGTTACCCCATGGCGCATGATAACCATCTGGGGTGGTGCCAGCCTCCTGACAATGTATTTGCGGAGCATGCAGGATCTGTTAGAGATGACTGACTGGCCCTGGGACTACTTTATCAACTTGAGTGCAACAGACTACCCCACCAGGTAAATAGTGGCCGTCTTGCATGAACTTTAACAATCATTATAGGATGCCATGTGACTTATATTGTGCTTCTTATCTATACAGGACCAATGAGGAGCTGGTTCTCTTCTTATCAAAATACAGTGATAAGAATTTCCTTAAATCTCATGGCCGTGACAATGCTAGGTAAGAGGGGTGGGGATTCGCAGGGCTGAATAGATTGAGTAGTTGATTTCATTTATCCAACATATCTTCATTCTGTATTAGTTGAGCTTTATAACATTTTGCAGTGATTTGTAGTAAAAATATAGAAACTAGAACCTTTTAAAGATGCATAGGTGTGTATctgttttcttgtttgtttgtgtcatgaAAGCAAAAGTGATATGCGTTAATGCTTCTATTTTGTATATGCAGATAGTGAAATCCAATAATCTGGATTAATTGtctcaagaaaaacaaaaaagcacaatAAATATTTTCACTATACTTTTTACAGTTCTTTCTGGACATGAGCAGCAATTCTTCCCTTATTTTAAGTTTTACTGACTTgccacacattaaaaaaaaaaaggtgtattaaaaagaataaaaataaattcttcaAGAACATAACTATGACAGGATCCCTGTGAGAATCATTAATGAGGTTGTGACCTTATTTTTCTGATAGGTTCATTAAGAAGCAAGGGCTGGATCGCCTCTTCCATGAGTGTGACTCCCACATGTGGCGCCTGGGGGAGAGGCCAATCCCGGAGGGCATTGTGCTGGATGGTGGATCCGATTGGTTTGCTCTCACTCACAAGTTTGTGAAATACGTGACCTATACACACGATATCCTGGTGTCGGAGCTGAGACGCTTCTATAAGTACACGCTGCTTCCTGCTGAGGTCAGAGGTTAACGTTTTCTGTCTGCAGCCCTGTCTCTGTTCATATTTTTACTGTTCTGCTTTTTTAACACTGTGGTCCTcactttctattttatttttttttttttcagtcgttctTCCACACTGTCCTGGAGAACAGTCATGATTGCAACACTCTTGTGGACAATAATCTGCGCGTCACAAACTGGAACAGGAAGTTGGGCTGCCGATGTCAGTATAAACACATTGTGGATTGGTGCGGCTGTTCTCCGAATGACTTCAAACCACAAGATGTTGTCCGTCTGCAGGTATTCAGACAACCTaggcatgatgatgatgatgatggttaaacTTAAACTGGCCAGTAGGTTACATAGCAGGATGGAGAACTAGCCACCACAGACTATTGCCCATAAAGGAAAGGTTAACGGTGCTTCACTTTGCATAATATAGCAGCACAACATGACAgctatccatcatcatcaccatttatttatatagcgccactaattccgcagcgctgtacagagaacttcacatgagtccctgccccattggggcttacaatcaaaattccctaacatacacacagactagggtcaattttgttagtaactaattaatctaccagtatgtttttgaagtgtgggaggaaaccggagcacccagaggaaacccacgcaaacaagggagaacatacaaactccacacagataaggccatggtt
The nucleotide sequence above comes from Mixophyes fleayi isolate aMixFle1 chromosome 6, aMixFle1.hap1, whole genome shotgun sequence. Encoded proteins:
- the XYLT2 gene encoding xylosyltransferase 2 isoform X1, with the protein product MVPTARVLKLARRYRYLAAAALALLLIQGLVVWSFSGLDEDGEINAPQRRNRVPDKAEHSKDPDSSAGRRSWRSRVAGGRAGSEVARVERDTNSRSKLSTRIQVLQESWPNMTRDGDTGSVEGPHPTDRGFTPKCEIKGKDALSALARASTQKCQLEISNVVCLHQRGELMPQSLPRSCQITGKLATGLQWEESDVGAPPPEKPLRVVYMLVVHGRAIRQLKRLLKAIYHKDHFYYIHVDLRSNYLHNKVVELAQHYTNIRVTPWRMITIWGGASLLTMYLRSMQDLLEMTDWPWDYFINLSATDYPTRTNEELVLFLSKYSDKNFLKSHGRDNARFIKKQGLDRLFHECDSHMWRLGERPIPEGIVLDGGSDWFALTHKFVKYVTYTHDILVSELRRFYKYTLLPAESFFHTVLENSHDCNTLVDNNLRVTNWNRKLGCRCQYKHIVDWCGCSPNDFKPQDVVRLQQLSRPTFFARKFESSVNQEVLDILDAHLFGELPPGTPGLKGYWENVYDSMEGMQGLNDVTMTAYASFARFSLSDLHSPEKGNRNTACSYPADRFPSSVELYFYDDRFQGYLVTQKVQPNETLEIWMMPRGSMRLVDQGGAASRIQSLEVGTEWDPKERIFRNFGGLIGPLDEPLAMQKWTHGVNVTVTVVWIDPTYIIAASYDIAVDSEADFTQYKPPLSRPLRPGVWSVRLLHFWELLAEVKFLVMPLTFSKKEPLQKGDRWIHAGPPREQYMEQNFQALSGILSLPPRAETEEANKKSELLGKDLDKWADDALSSFWSVGGICTKTASEFCPSLSLCSDTHWSSLSPDPKSEMGPIRPDGRLR
- the XYLT2 gene encoding xylosyltransferase 2 isoform X2, yielding MVPTARVLKLARRYRYLAAAALALLLIQGLVVWSFSGLDEDGEINAPQRRNRVPDKAEHSKDPDSSAGRRSWRSRVAGGRAGSEVARVERDTNSRSKLSTRIQVLQESWPNMTRDGDTGSVEGPHPTDRGFTPKCEIKGKDALSALARASTQKCQLEISNVVCLHQRGELMPQSLPRSCQITGKLATGLQWEESDVGAPPPEKPLRVVYMLVVHGRAIRQLKRLLKAIYHKDHFYYIHVDLRSNYLHNKVVELAQHYTNIRVTPWRMITIWGGASLLTMYLRSMQDLLEMTDWPWDYFINLSATDYPTRTNEELVLFLSKYSDKNFLKSHGRDNARFIKKQGLDRLFHECDSHMWRLGERPIPEGIVLDGGSDWFALTHKFVKYVTYTHDILVSELRRFYKYTLLPAESFFHTVLENSHDCNTLVDNNLRVTNWNRKLGCRCQYKHIVDWCGCSPNDFKPQDVVRLQLSRPTFFARKFESSVNQEVLDILDAHLFGELPPGTPGLKGYWENVYDSMEGMQGLNDVTMTAYASFARFSLSDLHSPEKGNRNTACSYPADRFPSSVELYFYDDRFQGYLVTQKVQPNETLEIWMMPRGSMRLVDQGGAASRIQSLEVGTEWDPKERIFRNFGGLIGPLDEPLAMQKWTHGVNVTVTVVWIDPTYIIAASYDIAVDSEADFTQYKPPLSRPLRPGVWSVRLLHFWELLAEVKFLVMPLTFSKKEPLQKGDRWIHAGPPREQYMEQNFQALSGILSLPPRAETEEANKKSELLGKDLDKWADDALSSFWSVGGICTKTASEFCPSLSLCSDTHWSSLSPDPKSEMGPIRPDGRLR